One window of the Lynx canadensis isolate LIC74 chromosome D3, mLynCan4.pri.v2, whole genome shotgun sequence genome contains the following:
- the LOC115528142 gene encoding LOW QUALITY PROTEIN: sphingomyelin phosphodiesterase 4-like (The sequence of the model RefSeq protein was modified relative to this genomic sequence to represent the inferred CDS: inserted 1 base in 1 codon; deleted 1 base in 1 codon) yields MTTFRRGVAEWRSPSLRRATLWVPQWFPKVAVFNVPQEAAMAFPHLQQPSFLLASLKADSVNKPXAQRCQDLVKVIEDFPAKELHAIFPWLVESIFGSLDGVLIGWNLRCLQGRVSPVEYSIAMEFLDPGGPMMKLVYKLQAEDYKFDFPVSYLPGPVKASIQERVLPDSPLYHNKVQFPPTGGLGLNLALNPFEYYMFFFALSLITQKPLPGTLHIRTSDCAYFILVDRYLSWFLPTEGSVLPALSSSPGGPNPSPAPRTPTMPFASYGLHHTSLLKRHISHQTSVNADPASHEIWRSETLLQVFVEMWLHHYSLEMYQKMQSPHAKLEVLHYRLSVSSALHSPAQPSLQALHAYQESFTPTEEHVLVVRLLLKHLHAFSNSLKPEQVSPSTHSHATSPLEEFKRAAVPRFVQQKLYLFLQHCFGHWPLDASFRAVLEMWLSYLQPWRYAPEKQAQSSDCLARCVSERWAPFVQENLLMYTKLFVGFLSRALRTDLVSPKNALMVFRVAKVFAQPNLAEMIQKGEQLFLEPELVIPHRQHRLFTAPTFTGSFLSSWPPAVTDASFKVKSHVYSLEGQDCKYTPMFGPEVRTLVLRLAQLITQAKQTAKSISDQCGESTAGRPFLSWLGFCSTDTNGSYAANDLDEMGQDSVRKTDEYLEKALEYLCQMFRLSEAQLTQLTLALGTTQDENGKKQLPDCVVGEDGLILTPLGRYQIINGLRRFDIEYQGDSELQPIRSYEIASLVRVLFRLSSAINRRFAGPMAALCSRADFLGSFCRYHLTEPGLADRHLLSPVARGCAARRPRGPRLSLRFLGSYRTLLSLLLAFFVASLFCIGPLPCALLLVLGYLLYAVAMTLLTERSKLHHL; encoded by the exons ATGACGACATTTCGGCGCGGGGTAGCCGAATGGCGGTCTCCGTCCCTTAGGCGGGCGACTTTATGGGTCCCACAG TGGTTTCCTAAGGTGGCCGTTTTCAACGTTCCCCAGGAGGCTGCTATGGCGTTCCCTCACCTGCAGCAGCCCAGCTTCCTCCTG GCTAGCCTGAAAGCTGACTCTGTAAATAAGC TTGCACAGCGGTGCCAAGACTTGGTTAAAGTCATTGAGGATTTTCCAGCAAAG GAGCTGCACGCCATCTTCCCGTGGCTGGTAGAGAGCATTTTCGGCAGCCTGGACGGTGTC CTCATTGGCTGGAACCTCCGCTGCTTACAGGGGCGAGTGAGCCCTGTGGAGTACAGCATTGCAATGGAGTTTCTAGACCCCGG TGGCCCAATGATGAAGTTGGTTTATAAGCTCCAGGCCGAAGACTATAAGTTTGACTTTCCGGTTTCCTACCTGCCT GGCCCCGTGAAGGCATCCATCCAGGAGCGCGTGCTCCCCGACAGCCCCCTGTACCACAACAAGGTCCAGTTCCCCCCGACGGGGGGCCTCGGCCTGAACCTGGCCCTCA ATCCGTTCGAGTACTACATGTTCTTCTTTGCGTTGAGCCTCATCACTCAAAAG CCACTCCCTGGGACTCTCCACATACGAACTTCAGACTGTGCCTATTTCATCCTCGTGGACAGATACCTGTCATGGTTCCTGCCCACAGAAGGCAGTGTGCTCCCCGCACTCTCCTCCAGTCCTGGGGGGCCCAACCCCTCACCCGCTCCCAG aACACCAACCATGCCCTTCGCTTCTTATGGCCTCCACCACACCAGCCTCCTAAAGCGACACATCTCTCATCAGACATCTGTGAATGCAGACCCTGCCTCCCATGAGATCTGGAGGTCCGAAACTCTGCTTCAG GTTTTTGTTGAAATGTGGCTTCATCATTATTCCTTGGAGATGTACCAAAAAATGCAGTCCCCTCACGCCAAG CTGGAGGTTCTGCACTACCGACTCAGTGTCTCCAGCGCCCTCCACAGCCCTGCCCAACCCAGCCTCCAGGCCCTCCACGCCTACCAA GAGTCGTTCACACCCACGGAGGAGCACGTGTTGGTGGTGCGCCTGCTGCTAAAGCATCTGCACGCCTTTTCCAACAGCCTGAAGCCTGAGCAGGtctctccctccacccactcTCACGCCACCAGTCCCCTGGAGGAGTTCAAACG ggccGCCGTCCCGAGGTTTGTCCAGCAGAAACTCTACCTTTTCCTGCAGCACTGCTTTGGCCACTGGCCCCTGGATGCGTCCTTCAGAGCC GTCCTGGAGATGTGGCTGAGCTACCTACAGCCCTGGAGGTATGCACCTgagaagcaggctcagagcagCGACTGCCTGGCCCGGTGTGTGTCGGAGAGATG GGCACCCTTTGTGCAGGAGAATCTGCTGATGTACACCAAGCTTTTTGTGGGCTTCCTGAGCCGCGCGCTCCGCACCGACCTGGTCAGCCCCAAGAACGCGCTCATGGTATTCCGAGTGGCCAAAGTCTTTGCCCAGCCCAACCTGGCTGAAATGATCCAGAAAG GGGAACAGCTGTTCCTGGAGCCAGAACTCGTCATCCCACACCGCCAGCACCGACTCTTCACAGCTCCCACTTTCACCGGCAGCTTCCTGTCCTCGTGGCCCCCAGCCGTCACAGACGCCTCCTTCAAGGTGAAGAGCCACGTTTACAGCCTGGAGGGCCAGGACTGCAAGTACACGCCAATGTTTGGGCCCGAGGTGCGGACGCTG GTCTTGCGCCTGGCTCAGCTCATCACGCAGGCGAAGCAGACTGCCAAGTCCATCTCTGACCAGTGCGGGGAGAGCACGGCCGGCCGCCCCTTTCTGTCGTGGCTGGGCTTCTGCTCCACAGACACGAACGGCTCCTACGCAGCCAACGACCTGGACGAGATGGGGCAGGACAGTGTCCGCAAGACAGACGAGTACCTGGAGAAGGCCCTGGAGTACCTGTGCCAGATGTTCCGA CTCAGCGAGGCTCAGCTCACCCAGCTCACGCTTGCCTTGGGGACAACTCAAGATGAGAATGGGAAGAAGCAGCTCCCAGACTGCGTCGTGGGGGAGGACGGGCTCATCCTCACGCCCCTGGGCCGGTACCAG ATCATCAATGGGCTGCGAAGGTTTGACATCGAGTACCAGGGTGACTCAGAGCTGCAGCCCATCCGGAGCTATGAGATCGCCAGCCTGGTCCGCGTGCTCTTCCGGCTGTCCTCCGCCATCAACCGCAGG tTTGCAGGCCCGATGGCAGCCCTGTGTTCCCGTGCCGACTTCCTCGGCAGCTTTTGTCGGTACCACCTCACGGAGCCCGGGCTGGCAGACAGGCACCTGCTGAGCCCGGTGGCACGAGGGTGTGCGGCCCGCCGTCCCCGGGGCCCTAGGCTCAGCCTGCGCTTCCTGGGCAGCTACCGGACGCTGCTCTCGCTGCTTCTGGCCTTCTTCGTGGCCTCCCTGTTCTGTATTGGGCCCCTCCCTTGCGCCCTGCTCCTCGTGCTGGGCTACCTCCTCTACGCTGTGGCCATGACGCTGCTCACCGAGCGCAGCAAGCTGCACCATCTCTGA